From Penicillium digitatum chromosome 5, complete sequence, one genomic window encodes:
- a CDS encoding Oxidoreductase, N-terminal, with translation MKFGKPDKDQKQPQRFPLEVAEAFEPEDDLFRALHRTGSPPGTLLCFFPEAAPSTSLNQFRFQLHRENGVQPGLMGYLEKYISATHLVWSMCALLADSGIDPDWTDAFEVWRPQWRQFAKSFEIHGNTLRTLDVPPSPVRIMWIQAPNGLDTYTLYAVNHQEKMRDQDALDDLWRWMLDVPPEMIVHGVYTIKLGFEPWFPGE, from the coding sequence ATGAAGTTCGGGAAACCTGACAAGGATCAAAAGCAGCCTCAACGCTTCCCACTCGAGGTAGCGGAAGCCTTTGAGCCAGAGGACGATCTTTTCCGTGCATTGCACCGAACTGGTTCTCCCCCCGGCACTCTCCTTTGTTTTTTCCCAGAGGCTGCACCCAGCACAAGTCTTAACCAGTTCCGTTTCCAGCTCCACCGCGAAAACGGGGTTCAGCCCGGTCTTATGGGTTACCTTGAGAAGTATATCAGCGCTACACACTTGGTTTGGAGCATGTGCGCTCTTCTCGCAGATAGTGGTATTGATCCAGATTGGACAGATGCATTTGAGGTGTGGCGCCCACAGTGGAGACAATTCGCTAAGAGCTTTGAAATCCATGGAAATACCTTGCGCACTTTAGATGTTCCCCCCTCGCCAGTCCGTATTATGTGGATCCAGGCGCCTAACGGTCTCGATACGTATACACTTTATGCTGTAAATCATCAGGAGAAGATGCGTGATCAAGATGCTCTGGATGATCTTTGGAGGTGGATGCTTGACGTGCCGCCTGAAATGATTGTTCATGGGGTTTATACCATAAAGCTTGGGTTCGAGCCTTGGTTCCCTGGTGAGTAG